A single Streptomyces sannanensis DNA region contains:
- a CDS encoding RNA polymerase sigma factor: protein MGRGGEQRRPQAYDAELGIAVERAQQGDEEAFATAYRLVHPGLLGYVRGLVGEDAEDVASEAWLEIARDLSRFRGDGAGFRGWTATIARHRALDHLRRQKRRPRQALLEQDVLELPGGEDTAVAALETLSTERALELIRTLPTEQAEAVLLRVVVGLDGPATARVLGKRAGSVRTAAYRGLKRLAEQLASGHGGNVTSTPPRALKDET from the coding sequence GTGGGCAGGGGCGGGGAGCAGCGTCGGCCGCAGGCATACGACGCGGAGCTCGGCATCGCCGTCGAGCGGGCCCAGCAGGGGGACGAGGAGGCGTTCGCCACCGCGTACCGGCTGGTCCATCCGGGACTTCTCGGATACGTGCGGGGCCTGGTCGGCGAGGACGCCGAGGACGTGGCCTCCGAGGCATGGCTGGAAATAGCCCGGGATCTGAGCCGGTTCCGCGGCGACGGCGCGGGCTTCCGCGGCTGGACCGCGACCATCGCCCGTCATCGGGCGCTCGACCATCTGCGGCGGCAGAAGCGCCGGCCGCGTCAGGCATTACTGGAACAGGACGTACTCGAGCTGCCCGGCGGTGAGGACACCGCCGTGGCAGCGCTCGAGACGCTGTCGACCGAGCGAGCGCTGGAGCTGATCCGCACCCTGCCGACGGAGCAGGCGGAAGCGGTGCTGCTGCGTGTGGTGGTGGGGCTGGACGGCCCTGCCACGGCTCGGGTGCTGGGCAAGCGTGCCGGTTCGGTACGCACCGCCGCCTATCGCGGACTGAAGAGGCTGGCTGAGCAGTTGGCCTCCGGCCACGGCGGCAATGTGACATCCACGCCGCCGCGCGCGCTGAAAGATGAGACATGA
- a CDS encoding RNA polymerase sigma factor, whose protein sequence is MLGDDAELTAAVLAAQDGDEGAFRTVYRAVHPRLLGYTRTLVGDAEAEDVTSEAWLQIARDLQRFSGDADRFRGWAARIARNRALDHVRMRGRRPSVGGDETELEGKPDSSDTAAEAIAAVATGDTLALIAQLPQDQAEAVVLRVVVGLDAKSAAKTLGKRPGAVRTAAHRGIRRLAELLGAADGHGGNGQAVLPGQGNSGNVTGGTAELDAVPPQRGPRHSAATSDRVTQSRVRTQKDM, encoded by the coding sequence GTGCTGGGGGACGACGCGGAGCTGACGGCCGCGGTACTCGCGGCGCAGGACGGGGACGAAGGCGCCTTCCGTACTGTGTATCGCGCCGTGCATCCACGGCTCCTGGGCTACACGCGGACCCTGGTGGGCGATGCGGAGGCCGAGGACGTGACCTCGGAGGCTTGGCTCCAGATCGCCAGGGACCTGCAGCGCTTCAGCGGTGACGCGGACCGCTTCCGCGGCTGGGCGGCGCGGATCGCCCGCAACCGCGCCCTCGATCACGTCCGTATGCGGGGCAGGCGCCCCTCGGTCGGCGGCGACGAGACCGAACTCGAGGGGAAGCCGGACTCCTCCGACACCGCGGCCGAGGCGATCGCGGCCGTCGCCACAGGCGATACGCTCGCCCTCATCGCCCAACTGCCCCAGGACCAGGCCGAGGCGGTCGTCCTGCGGGTCGTGGTCGGGCTCGACGCGAAGAGTGCCGCCAAGACCCTGGGCAAGCGCCCCGGCGCGGTACGCACCGCGGCCCACCGCGGGATCCGGCGGCTCGCCGAGCTGCTGGGCGCGGCCGACGGCCACGGGGGAAACGGACAGGCGGTCTTGCCGGGGCAGGGGAACTCAGGGAATGTAACCGGCGGTACGGCGGAACTGGACGCCGTGCCCCCACAGCGAGGACCGCGCCACAGCGCGGCGACGTCCGACCGAGTGACGCAGTCGCGCGTGCGGACGCAGAAGGACATGTGA
- a CDS encoding L,D-transpeptidase family protein, whose product MVIRRTLTAVAVLTAAAVGAGCTAQAAPDGGGTRAGGQPSSARSTTATPPPASPSPSSAAPTPIPTPTPTPTLKPKPKPSPRPLMATGSQGEQVRELQARLRQRGHFDRSPTGYYGTLTVAAVTAFQRAQDLPRTGDTDTRTWQRLLATTRRPARAELHPPTVRPVAKPDPRCMTGRVLCISKTSRTLSWMIDGRIVSSMDVRFGSQYTPTREGVFSVYWKSRHHVSTIYHTPMPYAMFFSGGQAVHYSADFAARGYSGASHGCVNVRDRGKIAAVFEQVRNGDKVVIYW is encoded by the coding sequence ATGGTGATACGCAGGACCTTGACGGCTGTCGCAGTACTGACGGCGGCCGCGGTGGGCGCCGGCTGTACGGCACAGGCCGCCCCGGACGGGGGCGGCACCAGGGCGGGCGGGCAGCCGTCGTCGGCCCGGTCCACCACGGCCACACCCCCGCCGGCGTCGCCGTCGCCGTCGTCCGCCGCTCCGACGCCGATACCGACGCCGACGCCGACGCCGACGCTCAAGCCGAAACCGAAGCCCTCGCCCAGGCCGCTGATGGCGACCGGCTCACAGGGCGAGCAGGTACGCGAGCTCCAGGCCAGACTGCGTCAGCGCGGCCACTTCGACCGCAGCCCCACCGGCTACTACGGCACCCTCACGGTCGCCGCCGTCACCGCGTTCCAGCGTGCGCAGGACCTCCCCCGTACGGGCGACACGGACACCCGCACCTGGCAGCGGCTGCTCGCCACGACCCGCAGGCCGGCGCGGGCCGAACTCCACCCGCCGACCGTCCGGCCGGTCGCCAAGCCCGATCCCCGCTGTATGACGGGACGGGTGCTGTGCATCAGCAAGACCAGCCGCACGCTCTCCTGGATGATCGACGGCCGGATCGTGTCGTCGATGGATGTGCGTTTCGGCTCGCAGTACACCCCGACACGTGAGGGGGTCTTCAGCGTGTACTGGAAGTCCCGGCACCACGTCTCGACGATCTATCACACGCCCATGCCGTACGCGATGTTCTTCAGCGGCGGCCAGGCCGTGCACTACTCCGCCGACTTCGCGGCCCGCGGCTACAGCGGTGCCTCGCACGGCTGCGTGAACGTCCGGGACAGGGGGAAGATCGCCGCGGTCTTCGAGCAGGTGCGCAACGGCGACAAGGTCGTCATCTACTGGTGA
- a CDS encoding acyl-CoA mutase large subunit family protein, whose amino-acid sequence MSRESESGLPIEPVYGPGALDGWDPAEKLGAPGSYPFTRGVYPSMYTGRPWTMRQYAGFGTATESNARYKQLIANGTMGLSVAFDLPTQMGHDSDAAIAHGEVGKVGVAIDSIDDMRVLFGGIPLDKVSTSMTINAPAALLLLLYQLVAEEQGVSADQLTGTIQNDVLKEYIARGTYIFPPKPSLRLIADIFKYCKAEIPKWNTISISGYHMAEAGASPAQEIAFTLADGIEYVRTAVAAGMDVDDFAPRLSFFFVARTTILEEVAKFRAARRIWARVMREEFGAKNPKSMMLRFHTQTAGVQLTAQQPEVNLVRVAVQGLAAVLGGTQSLHTNSFDEAIALPTDKSARLALRTQQVLAYETDVTTTVDPFAGSYVIEKMTDDVEAAAVELMAKVEELGGAVSAIEHGFQKNEIERSAYRIAQETDSGERVVVGVNRYQLDEEEPYEPLRVDPAIEAQQAERLARLRAERDRTAVDTALAALKKAAEGEDNVLYPMKDALKARATVGEVCNALREVWGTYVPTDAF is encoded by the coding sequence ATGTCGCGCGAATCGGAGTCGGGTCTGCCGATCGAGCCGGTGTACGGTCCGGGCGCGCTGGATGGGTGGGATCCGGCTGAGAAGCTGGGTGCGCCGGGGTCGTACCCGTTCACGCGTGGGGTGTATCCGTCGATGTACACCGGCCGGCCGTGGACGATGCGTCAGTACGCCGGTTTCGGTACGGCCACCGAGTCCAACGCCCGTTACAAGCAGCTCATCGCCAACGGCACGATGGGCCTGTCGGTCGCTTTCGACCTGCCGACCCAGATGGGCCACGACTCCGACGCGGCCATCGCGCACGGTGAGGTCGGCAAGGTCGGTGTCGCCATCGACTCCATCGACGACATGCGGGTGCTGTTCGGCGGGATCCCGCTGGACAAGGTCTCCACGTCGATGACGATCAACGCTCCCGCGGCCCTGCTGCTGCTGCTCTACCAGCTGGTCGCCGAGGAGCAGGGCGTCAGTGCCGACCAGCTCACCGGCACCATCCAGAACGACGTCCTCAAGGAATACATCGCCCGCGGCACCTACATCTTCCCGCCCAAGCCGTCGCTGCGGCTGATCGCGGACATCTTCAAGTACTGCAAGGCCGAGATCCCGAAATGGAACACCATCTCGATCTCCGGCTACCACATGGCCGAGGCCGGCGCCTCACCCGCGCAGGAGATCGCGTTCACCCTCGCCGACGGCATCGAATACGTCCGCACCGCCGTCGCCGCCGGCATGGACGTCGACGACTTCGCACCCCGCCTGTCCTTCTTCTTCGTCGCCCGCACGACGATCCTGGAGGAGGTCGCCAAGTTCCGTGCCGCCCGCCGGATCTGGGCAAGGGTCATGCGCGAGGAATTCGGGGCGAAGAACCCCAAGTCGATGATGCTGCGCTTCCACACCCAGACCGCCGGCGTGCAGCTCACCGCCCAGCAGCCCGAAGTCAACCTCGTCCGCGTCGCCGTCCAGGGCCTCGCCGCCGTCCTCGGCGGCACCCAGTCCCTGCACACCAACTCCTTCGACGAAGCCATCGCCCTGCCCACCGACAAATCCGCCCGCCTCGCCCTGCGCACCCAGCAGGTCCTCGCCTACGAAACCGACGTCACCACCACCGTCGACCCCTTCGCCGGCTCCTACGTCATCGAGAAGATGACGGATGACGTCGAAGCCGCCGCGGTCGAACTCATGGCCAAGGTCGAAGAACTCGGCGGCGCCGTCAGCGCCATCGAACACGGCTTCCAGAAGAACGAGATCGAACGCAGCGCCTACCGCATCGCCCAGGAAACCGACAGCGGCGAACGCGTCGTCGTCGGCGTCAACCGCTACCAGCTCGACGAGGAGGAGCCGTACGAGCCGCTGCGCGTCGACCCCGCCATCGAGGCCCAGCAGGCCGAACGCCTCGCCAGGCTCCGCGCCGAACGCGACCGGACGGCGGTCGACACGGCCCTCGCGGCCCTGAAGAAGGCCGCCGAGGGCGAGGACAACGTCCTCTACCCCATGAAGGACGCCCTCAAGGCCCGCGCCACCGTCGGCGAAGTCTGCAACGCCCTGCGCGAGGTGTGGGGGACGTACGTCCCGACCGACGCGTTCTGA
- a CDS encoding Uma2 family endonuclease, whose amino-acid sequence MAVILHETTIGEAADRLSRELPGHRVEVLQGRLTVTPPADGSHALALSWPIEEFGKDARAAGLRFVQTIGLWLPTGPEDYAIPDLSLVDADFRDAHVQKNCYAPHVFRMVLEVTSSNWADDLGPKVDCYAQAGVPVYSVADRRHDEVLLYTDPRNGVYRKRETYKRGMPVPLPESIGVSLELPVDRLLNGDD is encoded by the coding sequence GTGGCCGTGATACTGCACGAGACGACGATCGGCGAGGCCGCCGACCGGCTTTCCCGTGAGCTGCCCGGGCACCGAGTGGAGGTTCTCCAGGGGAGGCTCACTGTGACGCCACCGGCCGACGGGTCGCATGCTCTGGCGCTGTCCTGGCCCATCGAGGAGTTCGGCAAGGACGCCAGAGCGGCAGGGCTCAGGTTCGTGCAGACCATCGGCCTGTGGCTGCCCACGGGCCCGGAGGACTACGCGATTCCCGACCTCTCCCTGGTGGACGCCGACTTCCGGGACGCGCATGTCCAGAAGAACTGCTACGCGCCGCATGTCTTCCGCATGGTCCTGGAGGTGACTTCCTCCAACTGGGCGGACGACCTCGGCCCCAAGGTCGACTGCTATGCACAGGCCGGAGTGCCGGTCTACTCCGTGGCGGACCGCAGGCATGACGAGGTCCTGCTGTACACCGATCCGAGGAACGGCGTCTACAGGAAACGCGAGACGTACAAGCGCGGGATGCCCGTTCCCTTGCCCGAATCCATCGGCGTCAGTCTTGAGCTGCCGGTGGACCGGCTGCTCAACGGCGACGACTGA
- the leuE gene encoding leucine efflux protein LeuE, whose translation MLGVTDLPTYLAGLVLIILLPGPNSLYVLSVSARRGIRAGYTAAAGVWCGDTVLMVLSAVGAASLLQSSPLLFGIVKIAGAGYLTWLAVGMLRAAWSLWRTRRERVEEVATGEPAGDTERPFRRAFVISLFNPKAILFLVSFFVQFVDPGYAYPALSFLLLGSLLQLGSFLYLSTLIFGGTRLAAAFRRRKRLSAGATSAAGALFLGFAVKLSLSSA comes from the coding sequence ATGCTCGGTGTGACGGATCTTCCGACCTATCTCGCCGGTCTCGTGCTGATCATCCTGCTGCCGGGACCGAACTCGCTGTATGTGCTCTCGGTTTCCGCCCGCCGCGGGATACGCGCCGGGTACACCGCGGCGGCCGGGGTGTGGTGCGGCGACACCGTACTCATGGTGCTGTCCGCGGTCGGCGCCGCCTCGCTGCTGCAGTCCAGCCCGCTGCTCTTCGGAATCGTCAAGATCGCGGGTGCGGGCTATCTGACCTGGCTGGCCGTCGGCATGCTCCGCGCCGCCTGGTCGCTGTGGCGGACCCGGCGCGAGCGGGTGGAGGAGGTGGCGACCGGCGAGCCCGCCGGTGACACCGAGCGGCCGTTCCGGCGCGCCTTCGTGATCAGCCTCTTCAACCCGAAGGCGATCCTCTTCCTGGTCTCGTTCTTCGTACAGTTCGTCGACCCCGGCTACGCCTACCCGGCGCTGTCCTTCCTGCTGCTGGGCTCGCTGCTCCAGCTGGGCAGCTTCCTCTACCTGTCGACGCTGATATTCGGCGGGACGCGGCTCGCCGCGGCCTTCCGGCGCCGTAAGCGGCTCTCCGCCGGAGCGACCTCGGCCGCGGGGGCGCTCTTCCTCGGCTTCGCGGTGAAGCTGTCGCTCAGCAGCGCGTGA
- a CDS encoding amidohydrolase: MSRQSEADLPGGVSLPGTLSESLCAELIVFRRDLHMHPELGNQEFRTTAAIKARLERAGLKPRVLTSGTGLICDIGTQEPTARPRPVLAIRADIDALPIPDTKTGVPYRSTIPDRAHACGHDVHTTAVLGAGLVLADLDRQGLLPHPVRLVFQPAEEVLPGGASEAIESGALDGVGRIIAVHCDPRVDAGRIGLRQGPITSACDRLEVTLDGPGGHTARPHLTTDLVTAAAKVATEVPAVISRRVDARSGLSVTWGRIEAGHTCNVIPQHAELSGTVRCLDLRTWREAPDLVHATIDEVATLHRAKSQINYVRGVPPVVNDPAVTELLRDAMAARRGPYAIEDTEQSLGGEDFSWYLERVPGAMARLGVRVPGSRSQLDLHRGDFDVDEASIQVAVELFTAAALLDGHPS; this comes from the coding sequence ATGTCCCGCCAGTCCGAAGCCGACCTGCCCGGGGGAGTGTCACTGCCCGGCACGCTCTCCGAGTCCCTGTGTGCCGAACTGATCGTGTTCCGCCGGGACCTGCACATGCATCCCGAGCTGGGCAACCAGGAGTTCCGCACCACCGCCGCGATCAAGGCCCGGCTGGAGCGGGCCGGGCTGAAGCCCCGGGTGCTCACCTCCGGCACCGGCCTCATCTGCGACATCGGCACCCAGGAGCCGACGGCCCGGCCACGGCCCGTACTGGCCATCCGCGCGGACATCGACGCCCTGCCCATCCCGGACACCAAGACCGGGGTTCCCTACCGCTCCACCATTCCCGACCGCGCCCATGCCTGCGGCCATGACGTGCACACCACGGCCGTGCTCGGTGCCGGGCTGGTCCTGGCCGATCTGGACCGGCAGGGGCTGTTGCCGCACCCCGTCCGGCTGGTCTTCCAGCCGGCCGAGGAGGTGCTGCCCGGCGGGGCGTCCGAGGCGATCGAGTCGGGCGCCCTGGACGGCGTCGGCAGGATCATCGCGGTGCACTGCGACCCCCGGGTCGACGCCGGCCGTATCGGTCTGCGCCAGGGACCGATCACCTCCGCCTGCGACCGTCTTGAGGTCACCCTCGACGGCCCCGGCGGCCACACCGCCCGGCCCCATCTCACCACCGACCTGGTCACCGCCGCCGCCAAGGTGGCCACCGAGGTCCCGGCCGTGATCTCCCGCCGGGTCGACGCCCGCTCGGGGCTCTCGGTCACCTGGGGCCGTATCGAGGCCGGGCACACCTGCAATGTCATCCCGCAGCACGCCGAGCTGTCCGGAACCGTGCGCTGCCTCGACCTGCGGACCTGGCGCGAGGCACCGGACCTGGTGCACGCCACGATCGACGAGGTCGCGACACTGCACCGCGCCAAGTCGCAGATCAACTACGTCCGGGGCGTCCCGCCCGTCGTCAACGACCCGGCCGTCACCGAGCTGCTGCGCGACGCGATGGCCGCGCGCCGGGGGCCGTACGCGATCGAGGACACCGAACAGAGCCTCGGCGGAGAGGACTTCTCCTGGTATCTGGAGCGGGTGCCCGGCGCGATGGCACGCCTCGGTGTCCGGGTGCCCGGATCCCGTTCCCAGCTCGATCTGCACCGCGGCGACTTCGATGTGGACGAGGCATCCATCCAGGTCGCGGTCGAGCTGTTCACCGCGGCCGCGCTGCTTGACGGACACCCTTCGTAA
- a CDS encoding BMP family ABC transporter substrate-binding protein, translating into MRRITRIATVGIASAALALSATACGKTSTEGKSEKKGPSAAIAYDIGGRGDQSFNDAAYAGLQKAEKDLGVKGKEAEPSEGESDADKVQRLTELARAGNNPVIGVGFAYAPAIKKVAEKYPDTTFGIIDDTSVTGKNIANLVFNEEEGSYLAGVAAAKATKTNTVGYIGGVEVPLIKKFEAGFVQGVKDTNPKAKVLTQYLTQPPNFDGFAKPDLGKAAAQGQLDKGADVIYHAAGLAGTGAIEAAAKAGKWAIGVDSDQYNQAGLAEYKDKILTSVTKDVSDSVYNLIKSVKAGKPQTGEVRYGLATDGVGLAESNPEFTKMTDVTAAVKKAKLDIVSGKIKVKTTP; encoded by the coding sequence TTGCGCCGGATCACCAGGATCGCGACCGTGGGCATCGCGTCCGCGGCACTTGCACTGTCGGCCACCGCGTGTGGCAAGACGTCCACCGAAGGCAAATCGGAGAAGAAGGGCCCCAGCGCCGCCATCGCGTACGACATCGGTGGCCGTGGTGACCAGTCCTTCAACGACGCCGCCTACGCCGGCCTGCAGAAGGCCGAAAAGGACCTCGGTGTAAAGGGCAAGGAGGCCGAGCCGTCCGAGGGTGAGTCGGACGCCGACAAGGTGCAGCGCCTCACCGAGCTGGCCCGCGCCGGCAACAACCCGGTGATCGGTGTCGGCTTCGCCTACGCCCCGGCCATCAAGAAGGTCGCCGAGAAGTACCCGGACACCACCTTCGGCATCATCGACGACACCTCGGTGACCGGCAAGAACATCGCCAACCTGGTGTTCAACGAGGAGGAGGGATCCTACCTCGCCGGTGTGGCCGCCGCCAAGGCCACCAAGACCAACACCGTCGGCTACATCGGCGGTGTCGAGGTTCCGCTGATCAAGAAGTTCGAGGCGGGCTTCGTCCAGGGCGTCAAGGACACCAACCCCAAGGCCAAGGTGCTCACCCAGTACCTGACCCAGCCGCCGAACTTCGACGGTTTCGCGAAGCCCGACCTCGGCAAGGCCGCCGCCCAGGGTCAGCTCGACAAGGGTGCGGACGTCATCTACCACGCCGCGGGTCTGGCCGGTACCGGCGCGATCGAGGCTGCCGCCAAGGCCGGCAAGTGGGCCATCGGCGTGGACTCGGACCAGTACAACCAGGCGGGTCTGGCCGAGTACAAGGACAAGATCCTGACCTCGGTCACCAAGGACGTCTCCGACTCGGTCTACAACCTGATCAAGTCGGTCAAGGCGGGCAAGCCGCAGACCGGTGAGGTCCGCTACGGTCTCGCCACCGACGGCGTCGGCCTGGCCGAGTCCAACCCGGAGTTCACCAAGATGACCGACGTGACCGCCGCCGTTAAGAAGGCGAAGCTGGACATCGTCTCCGGCAAGATCAAGGTCAAGACCACTCCGTAA
- a CDS encoding ABC transporter ATP-binding protein, producing MWRDIFAPPLFSPLLLSRQGECVINASSPPAAVVLRGITKRFPGVVANHDIDITVHKGTVHALVGENGAGKSTLMKILYGMQRPDEGTITVDGQEVGFHSPADAIARGIGMVHQHFMLADNLTVLENVVLGSEKLYGIGAGARKKINEISDAYGLNIRPDALVEELGVADRQRVEILKVLFRGARTLILDEPTAVLVPQEVDALFDNLRELKAEGLTVIFISHKLGEVLSVADDITVIRRGTTVGTADPRTTTPKQLAELMVGSELPSPETRESTVTDVPMLKVENLRLSVTDPDGVVREVLGGIDLTIHKGEVLGIAGVEGNGQTELIEALMGMRIPDGGVISLDGDDISTTPTRKRREGGIGYIPEDRHRHGLLLEAPLWENRILGHVTEAPNSKRGVLDPKAARKDTERIVREYDVRTPGIDVTAASLSGGNQQKLIVGREMSHNPKLLIAAHPTRGVDVGAQSQIWDQIREARREGLAVLLISADLDELIGLSDSLRVIYRGRLVADADPATVTPEELGSAMTGAATGNLERHEDGEAR from the coding sequence TTGTGGCGCGATATTTTCGCCCCACCCCTGTTCTCACCCCTGCTCCTTTCCCGCCAAGGAGAGTGCGTCATCAACGCGTCCAGCCCTCCTGCCGCCGTAGTCCTGCGCGGCATCACCAAGCGCTTCCCCGGCGTCGTCGCCAACCACGACATCGACATCACGGTCCACAAGGGCACGGTGCACGCACTGGTCGGTGAGAACGGCGCCGGCAAGTCGACCCTGATGAAGATCCTCTACGGCATGCAGAGGCCGGACGAGGGCACCATCACGGTCGACGGCCAGGAGGTCGGCTTCCACAGCCCCGCCGATGCCATCGCCCGCGGTATCGGCATGGTGCACCAGCACTTCATGCTGGCCGACAACCTCACGGTGCTGGAGAACGTCGTTCTCGGCAGCGAGAAGCTGTACGGCATCGGCGCCGGAGCACGTAAGAAGATCAACGAGATCTCGGACGCGTACGGCCTGAACATCCGCCCCGACGCCCTGGTCGAGGAGCTCGGCGTCGCCGACCGGCAGCGCGTGGAGATCCTCAAGGTCCTCTTCCGCGGCGCCCGCACTCTCATCCTCGACGAGCCGACCGCCGTCCTCGTCCCGCAGGAGGTCGACGCGCTCTTCGACAACCTGCGCGAGCTCAAGGCCGAGGGTCTGACCGTCATCTTCATCTCGCACAAGCTGGGCGAGGTCCTGTCGGTCGCCGACGACATCACGGTCATCCGCCGCGGTACGACCGTGGGCACCGCGGACCCGCGCACGACCACGCCCAAGCAGCTCGCCGAGCTGATGGTCGGCAGCGAGCTGCCCTCGCCGGAGACGCGCGAGTCGACGGTGACCGATGTGCCGATGCTCAAGGTCGAGAACCTGCGGCTGTCCGTCACCGACCCCGACGGTGTGGTCCGCGAGGTGCTCGGTGGCATCGACCTGACCATCCACAAGGGCGAGGTCCTGGGCATCGCCGGCGTCGAGGGCAACGGCCAGACCGAGCTCATCGAGGCCCTGATGGGCATGCGCATCCCGGACGGCGGTGTGATCAGCCTGGACGGGGACGACATCTCCACCACGCCCACCCGCAAGCGCCGCGAGGGCGGCATCGGCTACATCCCCGAGGACCGGCACCGGCACGGCCTGCTGCTGGAGGCCCCGCTCTGGGAGAACCGCATCCTCGGCCATGTCACCGAGGCGCCCAACAGCAAGCGCGGAGTGCTCGACCCGAAGGCGGCCCGCAAGGACACCGAGCGGATCGTGCGCGAGTACGACGTCCGTACGCCCGGTATCGACGTCACCGCGGCCTCCCTCTCCGGCGGCAACCAGCAGAAGCTGATCGTCGGCCGCGAGATGAGCCACAACCCCAAGCTGCTCATCGCCGCACACCCCACCCGCGGTGTGGACGTCGGCGCGCAGTCGCAGATCTGGGACCAGATCCGGGAGGCCCGCCGCGAGGGCCTCGCGGTGCTGCTGATCTCCGCCGACCTGGACGAGCTGATCGGCCTGTCCGACTCCCTGCGGGTCATATACCGCGGCCGTCTGGTCGCGGACGCGGACCCCGCGACCGTTACCCCGGAGGAACTGGGCTCGGCCATGACCGGCGCCGCCACCGGCAACCTCGAGCGCCACGAAGACGGTGAGGCCCGATGA
- a CDS encoding ABC transporter permease, which produces MKKFDKDRIILAVAGPVLALVVAIALTSVVLLASGHDAFGPFRLMIENAQYADVQVLIINYAGTLYLAALAVAIGFRMNLFNIGVDGQYRLAAMVAAVVGAAVELPGPLHILLIVLVAMLTGAFWAGIAGVLKTTRGVNEVVATIMLNAIATSLIAWLILPENLGVQPEGSNDLTTGEIASSGWFPGLNMGEGGEIYGFTFVAFGLGAVYWFVLNRTRFGFDLRATGASETAAQASGVDAKKMILTAMLVSGAVAGLAGMPILLGDTHTFSLTFPTTIGFTGITIALLGRNNPVGIFFSALLIAFLQKASSSLDQHGYEKEIATIMEGLIVISVVVSYELVRQYGLRRQQQKVGEELAAAARKKHEEVSA; this is translated from the coding sequence ATGAAGAAATTCGACAAGGACCGGATCATCCTGGCCGTAGCCGGCCCGGTGCTGGCGCTGGTCGTCGCCATCGCACTCACCTCGGTGGTGCTGCTCGCGTCGGGGCATGACGCGTTCGGGCCGTTCAGGCTGATGATCGAGAACGCCCAGTACGCCGACGTACAGGTGCTGATCATCAACTACGCGGGCACCCTGTATCTGGCTGCCCTGGCCGTGGCCATCGGCTTCCGGATGAATCTCTTCAACATCGGTGTCGACGGCCAGTACCGCCTGGCCGCCATGGTGGCCGCTGTGGTCGGTGCCGCGGTGGAGCTTCCCGGCCCCCTGCACATCCTGCTGATCGTGCTGGTCGCGATGCTGACCGGCGCCTTCTGGGCGGGTATCGCGGGTGTCCTCAAGACCACTCGCGGGGTGAACGAGGTTGTCGCCACGATCATGCTCAACGCGATCGCCACCAGCCTGATCGCCTGGCTGATCCTTCCGGAGAACCTCGGTGTCCAGCCCGAGGGCTCCAACGACCTGACGACGGGCGAGATCGCGTCCTCCGGCTGGTTCCCCGGCCTGAACATGGGTGAGGGCGGTGAGATCTACGGCTTCACCTTCGTCGCCTTCGGGCTCGGTGCCGTCTACTGGTTCGTCCTCAACCGCACCCGCTTCGGCTTCGACCTACGCGCCACCGGTGCCAGCGAGACCGCCGCGCAGGCGTCCGGTGTCGACGCCAAGAAGATGATCCTCACGGCGATGCTGGTCTCCGGTGCCGTCGCGGGTCTCGCAGGCATGCCGATCCTGCTGGGCGACACCCACACGTTCAGCCTCACCTTCCCGACCACCATCGGCTTCACGGGCATCACCATCGCCCTGCTCGGCCGCAACAACCCGGTCGGCATCTTCTTCAGCGCGCTGCTGATTGCCTTCCTGCAGAAGGCGTCGAGCTCGCTCGACCAGCACGGTTACGAGAAGGAGATCGCCACGATCATGGAGGGCCTGATCGTGATCTCTGTCGTCGTGTCGTACGAACTCGTCCGCCAGTACGGGCTGCGCCGCCAGCAGCAGAAGGTCGGCGAGGAACTCGCCGCCGCCGCCCGCAAGAAGCATGAGGAGGTGTCGGCGTGA